A stretch of the Mycobacteroides immunogenum genome encodes the following:
- a CDS encoding ATP-dependent DNA ligase, whose translation MERISPVWPTGAAESATSGPGATAFVRLSNAEKVLYPARGAAAATTKADVFGYYTAIAPFMLPHIAGRPVTRKRWPNGVDQPSFFEKDLAASAPEWLPRRRIEHKSRYVTYPLIDTSVALAWIAQQAALEVHVPQWRFVGENPGPATRLVFDLDPGEGVTMPQLALVARAVRDVLADIGLTTFPLTSGSKGLHLYVPLAQPVSSSGAVAVAKKVAVQLEQTMPDLVTATMTRQLRAGKIFVDWSQNSGSKTTVAPYSLRGRETPTVAAPRTWEELDDPALRQLRYDEVLTRAERDGDLLAGLDDAEVSGDRLSVYRSMRDPARTPEPVPAVKPEAGQDNSFVIQEHHATALHYDFRLERDGVLVSWAVPKNLPLEPAVNHLAVHTEDHPLEYGGFEGVIPKGEYGAGEVTIWDSGTYDTEKFIDPHDDDEAKGEVIVTLHGRRITGRYALIRTNGKQWLAHRMKDQRSAASMPVGAAPMLPTAGSVAGLDADEWAFEGKWDGYRLILECDRGQLRALARSGRDVTAEFPALRRLAHELADHRVVLDGEVVVLDHKGLPSFALLQNRTAGTDTEFWAFDLLYLDGKSLLRTKYRDRRRLLEVLGSGTESMTVPDLLSGDGVAALAYSHDHGWEGVVAKRLDSTYGPGRTRSWIKAKNWSSQEVVIGGWRKGQGGRSSGIGALLMGIPFQDGLRYAGRVGTGFTEKELAALKERLEPLHRAESPFSAELSAVEAKDVQFVEPVLVAEVRYGDRTPGGILKHSSWRGLRPDKSVRDVELDLG comes from the coding sequence ATGGAACGCATATCCCCAGTATGGCCCACCGGAGCCGCGGAGTCGGCGACATCCGGCCCGGGGGCGACCGCGTTCGTCCGACTGTCCAATGCGGAGAAAGTGCTGTATCCGGCCAGGGGTGCCGCCGCGGCCACCACCAAGGCGGATGTCTTCGGCTACTACACCGCGATCGCACCTTTCATGCTGCCGCACATCGCGGGTCGTCCGGTGACCCGCAAGCGATGGCCCAACGGCGTTGATCAGCCATCCTTCTTCGAGAAGGACTTGGCCGCTTCGGCGCCCGAGTGGCTTCCGCGACGGCGCATCGAGCACAAGTCCCGCTATGTCACCTACCCGCTGATCGATACCTCGGTGGCCCTGGCGTGGATCGCGCAGCAGGCGGCCCTTGAGGTGCACGTGCCACAGTGGCGGTTCGTAGGTGAAAATCCGGGTCCGGCAACCCGATTGGTCTTCGACCTGGATCCGGGGGAGGGTGTGACCATGCCGCAGCTGGCGCTGGTCGCCAGGGCCGTACGCGATGTGCTCGCCGATATTGGCCTGACGACGTTTCCCTTGACCAGCGGGAGTAAGGGTCTGCACCTGTATGTGCCGCTGGCGCAACCGGTCAGCTCATCCGGTGCGGTGGCCGTGGCGAAGAAGGTCGCCGTTCAGCTGGAGCAGACCATGCCCGACTTGGTGACTGCCACCATGACCCGACAGCTGCGCGCGGGCAAGATTTTTGTGGACTGGAGCCAGAACAGCGGTTCCAAGACGACGGTGGCTCCGTACTCGCTGCGCGGCCGTGAGACGCCGACCGTCGCCGCGCCGCGCACGTGGGAAGAGCTGGATGACCCCGCGTTGCGCCAGTTGCGTTACGACGAAGTGCTGACGCGGGCCGAGCGTGACGGCGATCTGCTGGCGGGCCTCGACGACGCGGAGGTCTCCGGGGACAGGCTGTCTGTCTACCGCAGCATGCGTGACCCCGCGCGCACGCCAGAACCCGTCCCGGCAGTGAAACCGGAAGCCGGACAGGATAATTCATTTGTCATTCAGGAGCATCACGCCACCGCGCTGCACTATGACTTTCGGCTGGAGCGTGATGGTGTGCTGGTCTCGTGGGCGGTGCCCAAGAATCTGCCCCTGGAGCCGGCGGTCAACCATCTCGCGGTGCACACCGAGGACCACCCGCTGGAGTACGGGGGTTTCGAAGGCGTCATCCCGAAGGGCGAGTATGGGGCCGGTGAGGTGACCATCTGGGACTCGGGTACCTACGACACCGAGAAGTTCATCGATCCGCACGACGATGACGAAGCCAAAGGTGAGGTCATCGTCACGCTGCACGGTCGGCGAATCACGGGACGGTACGCGCTGATTCGAACGAACGGCAAGCAGTGGCTGGCGCACCGGATGAAGGATCAGCGATCTGCTGCCTCGATGCCCGTCGGCGCCGCGCCGATGCTACCGACCGCTGGATCGGTGGCGGGCCTTGATGCCGATGAATGGGCGTTTGAAGGCAAGTGGGACGGCTACCGGCTCATTCTGGAGTGCGACCGCGGACAGCTGAGAGCGCTGGCGCGCAGTGGGCGCGACGTGACCGCCGAATTCCCGGCACTGCGGCGACTTGCCCACGAATTGGCCGACCATCGCGTGGTGCTCGACGGGGAAGTGGTGGTGCTTGATCACAAGGGCCTACCCAGCTTTGCGCTGCTACAAAATCGGACCGCGGGCACAGACACAGAGTTCTGGGCGTTCGATCTGCTGTATTTGGACGGAAAGTCCTTGCTGCGCACCAAGTATCGCGACCGTCGCCGGCTGCTTGAGGTGCTGGGGTCTGGTACCGAATCGATGACAGTTCCGGATCTACTGTCCGGCGACGGCGTCGCGGCTCTCGCGTACTCGCATGACCACGGTTGGGAAGGGGTGGTCGCCAAGAGGCTCGACTCCACCTATGGACCTGGCCGCACGCGGTCCTGGATCAAGGCGAAGAACTGGAGCAGCCAAGAGGTCGTCATCGGTGGCTGGCGCAAGGGGCAGGGTGGGCGCAGTAGCGGAATAGGGGCACTGCTCATGGGGATACCGTTCCAGGACGGACTGCGCTACGCCGGGCGGGTGGGCACCGGTTTCACGGAGAAGGAACTCGCCGCGCTCAAGGAACGATTGGAGCCGCTGCACCGCGCCGAATCGCCCTTCAGCGCAGAGCTGTCCGCGGTCGAGGCCAAGGACGTGCAGTTCGTCGAGCCGGTACTGGTCGCCGAGGTCCGCTACGGCGATCGCACGCCCGGCGGAATCCTGAAGCACTCCAGCTGGCGTGGTCTGCGCCCCGACAAGTCAGTTCGCGACGTCGAGCTCGATCTCGGGTAG
- a CDS encoding DUF4873 domain-containing protein yields MEDDDVFDGAAVITAGEFTVESRIRLIGFFNPLDGKFHWQGTIYAKPEGGELKGGTQVTIAVGDTSAQGRITEQTPWGHFSVAGVGAPPYPLPEIELDVAN; encoded by the coding sequence GTGGAAGACGATGATGTCTTCGACGGCGCCGCCGTCATCACCGCGGGCGAATTCACCGTCGAATCCCGGATTCGCCTGATCGGCTTCTTCAACCCGCTGGACGGCAAGTTCCACTGGCAGGGAACCATTTACGCCAAGCCAGAGGGTGGGGAGCTCAAGGGCGGAACTCAGGTCACCATTGCCGTGGGCGATACCAGCGCACAGGGGCGCATCACCGAGCAGACCCCATGGGGTCACTTTTCGGTGGCCGGTGTCGGTGCACCGCCATACCCGCTACCCGAGATCGAGCTCGACGTCGCGAACTGA
- a CDS encoding AurF N-oxygenase family protein: MTATLNNGPARTPNREEYSDRLLKGTVRRSYQPIVDLDWDAPLDPDKYYLPPKVVSLYGTEVWNNMSRAEQIELSRHEMVNLLSTGIWFENMLNQGLLRVMMHANPISSETLYSLAEIGDETRHMTMFAKAIEKTGLPPYRMPWHQRVLANLLPLALKGPVLWVAALIGEEIFDALQREIMDDPELQPLVQRLMRIHVTEEARHIQFARDGIRQRLDRTPRRVKILLRLTNGLGGPIFRYLLTNKKMYEAVGLPGRETMRLARRNPAFQDASQTGFAPLHKFLEETGLMGWLSRRMWRRTGFVA, translated from the coding sequence GTGACGGCTACCCTTAACAACGGCCCCGCTCGCACCCCGAATCGGGAGGAATACTCCGACCGACTCCTCAAGGGCACGGTGCGCCGCTCATACCAGCCGATCGTGGATCTGGACTGGGATGCGCCGTTAGACCCTGATAAGTACTACCTGCCACCCAAGGTCGTGTCGCTGTACGGCACCGAGGTGTGGAACAACATGTCGCGCGCCGAGCAGATCGAACTCTCCCGGCACGAGATGGTGAATCTGCTCTCCACCGGCATCTGGTTCGAGAACATGCTCAACCAGGGTTTGCTGCGGGTGATGATGCACGCCAACCCCATCAGCAGCGAGACGCTGTACTCCCTGGCCGAGATCGGTGACGAGACCCGTCACATGACGATGTTCGCCAAAGCCATCGAAAAGACCGGCCTGCCGCCGTACCGGATGCCGTGGCATCAGCGAGTGCTGGCCAACCTGTTGCCGCTGGCGCTCAAAGGCCCGGTGTTATGGGTCGCCGCCCTCATCGGCGAGGAGATCTTCGACGCCCTGCAGCGCGAGATCATGGACGACCCCGAGCTGCAGCCACTTGTGCAGCGGCTCATGCGGATTCACGTGACCGAGGAAGCCCGGCACATCCAGTTCGCTCGTGACGGCATTCGCCAGCGCCTGGACCGCACTCCGCGGCGGGTCAAGATCCTGCTACGACTCACCAACGGCCTGGGCGGTCCCATCTTCCGGTACCTACTGACCAACAAGAAGATGTACGAGGCCGTCGGGCTTCCCGGTCGTGAAACCATGCGACTGGCACGCCGCAACCCAGCCTTCCAGGACGCCTCGCAAACCGGCTTTGCGCCGCTGCACAAGTTTTTGGAGGAGACCGGGCTGATGGGCTGGCTATCGCGGCGCATGTGGCGCAGAACGGGATTCGTCGCGTGA
- a CDS encoding TetR/AcrR family transcriptional regulator, with protein sequence MKVSRSSHRGRTRDHGEIRRRILDAAEECLLEHGYEARLHALIAKKAGLSRPTVYKHVGDQAAIIEALFHREFLRFGEMLAPVFATAENPRAGFIDAIVRIVQHGRHHPLLQKGLKENPEQVLPYLTVKARPFIDQTTILLAPYFRQLLTEAQLASINVKAAAEWSFRIAASLLVTPGVVETQTDEQLGEFIGNLLTVSAITEEISTVMTPDSAAS encoded by the coding sequence ATGAAAGTGAGCCGGTCGAGCCACCGCGGACGCACCCGCGACCACGGCGAGATTCGCCGTCGCATCCTCGATGCCGCTGAAGAATGCTTGCTGGAGCACGGTTACGAGGCGCGTCTGCACGCACTGATCGCCAAGAAGGCGGGCCTGTCGCGGCCCACTGTCTATAAACACGTGGGTGATCAGGCGGCAATCATTGAGGCACTGTTTCACCGGGAATTTCTGCGCTTTGGCGAAATGTTGGCGCCGGTTTTCGCGACCGCCGAGAATCCGCGTGCCGGATTCATCGACGCCATTGTGCGCATCGTGCAGCACGGTCGCCATCATCCGTTGCTGCAGAAGGGTCTCAAGGAGAACCCCGAGCAGGTGCTGCCATACCTGACGGTGAAGGCACGTCCGTTCATCGACCAGACGACGATCCTGCTCGCGCCCTACTTCCGGCAACTACTCACCGAGGCGCAGCTGGCCTCCATCAACGTCAAGGCCGCCGCCGAATGGAGCTTCCGGATCGCAGCCTCCCTCTTGGTGACGCCCGGTGTTGTGGAGACTCAGACCGATGAGCAGCTGGGCGAGTTCATCGGCAACCTGCTCACCGTCTCGGCGATCACCGAGGAGATCTCGACGGTGATGACCCCCGATTCGGCTGCTTCGTAA
- the cobF gene encoding precorrin-6A synthase (deacetylating), with translation MRRIRVIGIGAGHPEYLTVQAIAALNEVDAFFVADKGDTKDDLVELRRHICERYITDPDYRFVELPDPVRGTGEYRGAVTQWHAERAALWGKAIAANLADGATGAFLAWGDPSLYDSTLRILDTILADDPNAFEYDVLPGITAISVLTARHRIVLNGIGEPVLITTGRRLLDEWPRTGTVVVMLDGACAFQQLDPSTQIWWGAYLGTEHELLVAGTVGEVGDRIARVRAEARADHGWIMDTYLLRSVGE, from the coding sequence ATGCGACGAATTCGCGTCATCGGGATCGGCGCCGGCCATCCCGAATACCTGACCGTGCAAGCAATCGCGGCGCTCAACGAGGTCGACGCGTTCTTCGTCGCCGACAAGGGCGACACCAAAGACGATCTGGTCGAGCTGCGCCGGCACATCTGCGAGCGTTACATCACCGATCCCGACTACCGATTCGTCGAATTGCCCGATCCGGTACGCGGCACGGGCGAGTACCGCGGTGCGGTGACACAGTGGCATGCCGAGCGGGCTGCCCTATGGGGCAAGGCGATAGCCGCCAATCTGGCTGACGGAGCTACGGGGGCCTTTCTCGCATGGGGCGACCCGTCGCTCTACGACAGCACGCTGCGGATCTTGGACACCATCCTGGCGGATGACCCGAACGCATTCGAGTACGACGTGCTGCCCGGCATCACCGCGATCTCCGTGCTGACTGCCCGGCACCGAATTGTGTTGAATGGCATCGGCGAACCAGTGCTGATCACCACGGGGCGCCGGCTACTGGATGAGTGGCCCCGGACTGGAACTGTCGTGGTGATGCTTGACGGGGCGTGCGCGTTCCAACAGCTTGACCCGTCGACTCAGATCTGGTGGGGAGCGTATCTGGGCACCGAACACGAACTGTTGGTGGCGGGCACGGTCGGTGAGGTGGGCGACAGGATCGCGCGGGTGCGCGCCGAAGCCCGGGCCGACCACGGCTGGATCATGGATACCTACCTGCTGCGGAGTGTCGGGGAGTAG
- a CDS encoding Fpg/Nei family DNA glycosylase produces MPELPEVEALADHLRRHAVGTTIGRIDVSALSVLKTFDPPITALHGQTVTGATRWGKYLGLHAGELYLIAHLSRAGWLRWSDKLTAVPLKPGKGPIALRVHLGTPGDAAGFDLTEAGTQKRLAVWVVTDPMDVPQIASLGPDALSLTAEGLADILAGTTARLKNVITDQRMIAGIGNAYSDEILHVAKLSPFAGAKTLSGGQLAALYEAMQSVLTDAVQRSVGQQAATLKGEKRSGLRVHARTGMPCPVCGDLVREVSFADKSFQYCPTCQTGGKVLADRRLSRLLK; encoded by the coding sequence ATGCCCGAACTACCGGAAGTCGAGGCACTGGCGGATCATCTGCGCCGCCACGCCGTGGGGACCACCATCGGCCGCATCGACGTCTCGGCGTTGTCCGTGCTCAAGACCTTCGATCCGCCCATTACCGCGCTGCATGGCCAGACGGTGACGGGCGCGACACGGTGGGGCAAGTATCTGGGTCTGCACGCCGGGGAGCTGTATCTCATCGCCCATTTGTCCCGCGCGGGATGGCTGCGCTGGTCGGACAAACTGACGGCGGTACCGCTCAAGCCGGGCAAGGGGCCCATCGCACTGCGGGTACATCTCGGAACACCGGGCGACGCAGCAGGATTCGATCTCACCGAGGCCGGCACCCAGAAACGGTTGGCCGTGTGGGTGGTTACGGACCCGATGGACGTCCCGCAGATCGCGTCTCTGGGGCCCGACGCGCTGTCCCTCACCGCCGAGGGGCTGGCCGACATATTGGCCGGAACCACCGCACGCCTCAAGAACGTGATCACAGACCAGCGGATGATCGCCGGGATCGGCAATGCCTACAGCGACGAGATCCTGCATGTGGCCAAGCTGTCTCCATTCGCGGGCGCAAAGACGCTTTCTGGGGGCCAATTGGCCGCGCTCTATGAGGCGATGCAGTCGGTACTCACCGATGCGGTGCAGCGCAGTGTGGGACAACAGGCCGCAACTCTCAAGGGGGAGAAGCGATCCGGATTGCGGGTGCATGCGCGGACCGGAATGCCCTGCCCGGTGTGCGGCGATCTGGTGCGGGAGGTGTCATTCGCCGACAAATCGTTTCAGTACTGCCCGACATGCCAGACCGGCGGCAAGGTGCTGGCCGACCGTCGGCTCTCGCGACTCCTCAAATAA
- a CDS encoding SDR family oxidoreductase, giving the protein MTRQKILITGASSGLGAEMARQFAAKGRDLALCARRTEALEELKAELLAANPGIKVAVRSLDVTDHESVPVIFGELRDELGGLDRVVVNAGIAKGWHLGGGKSWANIQTIETNLIGALVQIEAALALFKEQGHGHLVLISSVTAAKGLPGTKAAYAASKAGLSSLGESLRAEYASGPIKVSTIEPGYIQTDLSAKSPTTPMMVDTKTGVTAMVDAIEKEPGRAAVPRWPWAPVTLIMRLIPPRLAGRLA; this is encoded by the coding sequence GTGACGCGACAGAAGATCCTCATCACCGGGGCGAGCTCCGGCCTGGGCGCCGAGATGGCCCGTCAGTTCGCCGCCAAGGGGCGAGACCTGGCGCTGTGCGCCCGGCGCACCGAGGCACTGGAAGAGCTCAAGGCAGAGCTGTTGGCCGCCAACCCCGGCATCAAGGTCGCTGTGCGGTCCCTGGATGTGACCGATCACGAGTCGGTGCCGGTGATCTTCGGTGAGCTGCGTGACGAGCTCGGTGGCCTGGATCGGGTGGTCGTGAACGCCGGGATCGCCAAGGGCTGGCATCTGGGCGGCGGTAAGTCGTGGGCCAACATCCAGACCATCGAAACCAACCTCATCGGCGCTCTGGTGCAGATCGAGGCGGCGCTGGCACTGTTCAAGGAGCAGGGCCACGGGCACCTGGTCCTCATCTCCTCGGTGACGGCTGCCAAGGGGCTGCCCGGCACCAAGGCCGCCTATGCGGCCAGCAAGGCCGGGCTTTCCTCGCTCGGTGAGTCGCTCCGTGCCGAATATGCCAGTGGCCCAATCAAGGTCAGCACCATCGAGCCCGGCTACATCCAGACCGACCTGAGCGCCAAATCGCCCACCACGCCGATGATGGTGGACACCAAGACCGGTGTGACCGCCATGGTTGACGCCATCGAGAAAGAGCCCGGCCGCGCCGCGGTGCCGCGCTGGCCGTGGGCCCCGGTGACCTTGATCATGCGCCTGATTCCGCCCCGGCTGGCCGGACGCCTCGCGTAA
- the ppk2 gene encoding polyphosphate kinase 2, whose amino-acid sequence MADQEKPNTSVTVDYAAELDELASLRGGISRSKEAKDAWKQGYPYDEKLGRKEYEKTKRKLQIELLKLQLWVKERGEKICIIFEGRDAAGKGGSIKRFTEHLNPRGARVVALEKPTSVEQTQWYFQRYTAHLPSGGEIVLMDRSWYNRAGVERVMGYCTPSQVAEFLREAPEYERMLVNSGTHLIKLWFSVSRKEQLARFEARRTDPVRHWKLSPTDLASLDKWDAYTEAKEAMFFYTDTDSAPWTVVKSNDKKRARLEAMRHVLAQFDYDNKDADAVGSPDPLIVGPASAIFEEGEKAGSR is encoded by the coding sequence ATGGCCGACCAAGAGAAACCCAACACTTCAGTCACGGTGGACTACGCCGCCGAACTCGACGAGCTGGCGAGCCTGCGTGGCGGTATCAGTCGCAGTAAAGAGGCCAAGGACGCCTGGAAACAGGGCTATCCATACGACGAGAAGCTCGGCCGCAAAGAGTATGAGAAGACCAAGCGCAAGCTGCAGATCGAACTGCTGAAGCTGCAGCTGTGGGTCAAGGAGCGCGGCGAGAAGATCTGCATCATCTTCGAGGGACGCGACGCCGCCGGTAAGGGCGGATCGATCAAGAGGTTCACCGAGCATCTCAATCCCCGTGGCGCACGCGTGGTGGCGCTCGAGAAGCCCACGTCGGTGGAGCAGACACAGTGGTACTTCCAGCGCTACACCGCACACCTGCCCAGTGGCGGTGAGATCGTGCTGATGGACCGTTCCTGGTACAACCGGGCCGGTGTCGAGCGGGTGATGGGTTACTGCACTCCCTCGCAGGTCGCCGAATTCCTGCGTGAGGCACCGGAATATGAACGCATGCTGGTGAATTCGGGGACGCACCTGATCAAGTTGTGGTTCTCGGTGAGCCGTAAGGAACAGCTGGCTCGCTTCGAGGCGCGACGCACCGATCCCGTCCGCCACTGGAAACTCTCGCCGACTGACCTTGCGTCTCTGGACAAGTGGGACGCCTATACCGAGGCCAAGGAAGCCATGTTCTTCTACACCGATACCGACAGTGCGCCCTGGACTGTGGTGAAGAGCAATGACAAGAAGCGCGCCCGGCTGGAGGCGATGCGGCACGTGCTAGCGCAATTCGATTACGACAACAAGGACGCGGACGCCGTGGGTAGCCCCGATCCGCTGATCGTCGGACCCGCCTCGGCGATTTTCGAAGAGGGAGAAAAGGCCGGTTCACGCTAG
- a CDS encoding NAD(P)H-dependent amine dehydrogenase family protein, translated as MVYRVAQWATGEVGKAAIKAVLAHPELELVGCWVHSPEKTGVDVGELIGHAPIGVTTTNSLDDIVSLQADCVIYSPLLPNPSEVAALLSSQKNVVTPVGWFYPDSSGRDLDTTAREAGVTLHGTGIDPGGITDLYPLIFSSMTSAVTYVRAEEYSDIRTYGAPDVIRHIMKFGGTPEEAVSGPMPKLLGGGFKQSLRMILDGMGFADVTIRPDLKVAVATADIDSPIGTIRPGSVAGQQFSWEAFVGDEAVARIAVNWLMGEEHLDPGWSFGPSGPRYEVEVRGTPSSSCTITGFHPHSVQAGLIANEGVVATAAHCVNSVPYVCEAAPGLKSYLDLPLIAGRAHPRLQR; from the coding sequence ATGGTCTACCGGGTGGCCCAGTGGGCGACAGGAGAGGTCGGCAAGGCCGCGATCAAGGCGGTACTCGCACACCCGGAACTTGAGCTGGTGGGGTGCTGGGTGCATTCACCAGAGAAGACAGGTGTCGATGTCGGCGAGCTCATCGGACATGCGCCCATCGGGGTCACCACGACCAACAGTCTCGACGACATCGTGTCGTTGCAGGCCGACTGCGTGATCTACAGTCCGCTGCTGCCCAACCCATCCGAAGTCGCGGCGCTACTCTCCTCGCAGAAGAACGTCGTCACCCCGGTCGGCTGGTTCTATCCCGATAGTTCCGGGCGTGACCTGGACACGACGGCCCGCGAGGCCGGGGTGACCTTGCACGGCACCGGGATTGACCCCGGCGGCATCACCGACCTGTATCCGCTGATCTTCTCGTCCATGACATCTGCCGTCACCTATGTGCGCGCCGAAGAGTATTCGGACATCCGCACCTATGGCGCGCCCGACGTCATCCGGCACATCATGAAGTTCGGCGGCACCCCGGAAGAGGCCGTGAGCGGCCCGATGCCCAAGCTGTTGGGCGGCGGGTTCAAACAGTCCCTACGAATGATCCTCGACGGCATGGGGTTCGCGGACGTGACGATCCGGCCGGATCTCAAAGTCGCCGTGGCGACCGCGGACATCGATTCGCCCATCGGCACCATTCGGCCCGGATCAGTTGCCGGTCAACAATTCTCTTGGGAGGCATTCGTCGGAGACGAGGCTGTGGCACGGATCGCGGTGAACTGGTTGATGGGTGAAGAGCACTTGGACCCGGGCTGGTCCTTCGGTCCGAGTGGTCCGCGCTACGAGGTAGAGGTGCGGGGCACCCCCTCGTCCTCGTGCACCATTACCGGGTTTCATCCGCACAGCGTGCAAGCGGGGCTCATCGCCAACGAAGGCGTCGTTGCGACCGCCGCCCACTGCGTCAACTCGGTGCCCTACGTCTGCGAGGCCGCGCCGGGACTCAAGTCGTACCTGGACCTTCCACTCATCGCCGGTAGGGCGCACCCTCGCCTCCAGCGGTAA
- a CDS encoding pyridoxamine 5'-phosphate oxidase family protein, which yields MTPDSQPVTLLEKYESWTLLSSAKLGRLVVVIDGRPEIFPINFVTQRGTVLFRTAEGTKLFGAVVSDQVLFEADDYNDIGGWSVVVRGAAQVLSASVDIDEADGAGLYPWIPTLKLHYVRIIPAQITGRRFVFGREPDGGHVPG from the coding sequence ATGACGCCTGATTCGCAACCCGTGACCCTGCTGGAAAAGTACGAAAGCTGGACTCTGCTGTCGAGCGCGAAGTTGGGGAGGCTGGTGGTGGTGATCGACGGTAGGCCCGAGATCTTCCCCATCAATTTCGTGACCCAGCGCGGCACCGTGCTGTTCCGAACAGCGGAGGGCACCAAACTTTTTGGTGCGGTGGTCAGCGACCAGGTGCTGTTCGAGGCCGACGATTACAACGATATCGGCGGCTGGAGTGTTGTCGTGCGCGGTGCCGCGCAGGTGCTCAGCGCATCGGTCGATATCGATGAGGCCGACGGTGCCGGCCTGTATCCGTGGATCCCCACCCTGAAACTGCACTACGTGCGGATCATTCCGGCACAGATCACCGGCCGCCGGTTCGTGTTCGGGCGTGAGCCGGACGGCGGTCACGTCCCGGGCTAA
- the ctaD gene encoding aa3-type cytochrome oxidase subunit I: MAISLKLAASRPFPARVGPKGSLIYRLITTTDHKLIGIMYLVTCFAFFMVGGLMALLIRAELTAPGLAFLSNEQYNQLFTMHGTAMLLFYATPIVFGFANVVLPLQIGAPDVAFPRLNALSFWLFLFGALIALAGFITPGGAADFGWTAYTPLSDAIHSPGAGGDLWILGVAVGGLGTILGAVNMITTIVCMRAPGMVMFRMPIFTWNILVVSVLVLLVFPLLAAAAIGLEADRRLGAHIYDPANGGVLLWQHLFWFFGHPEVYVLALPFFGVVSEIFPVFSRKPIFGYTTLVFATLGIGALSIAVWAHHMYATGAVLLPFFSFMTFLIAVPTGIKFFNWIGTMWKGQLTFETPMLFSIGFLVTFLFGGLTGVLLAAPPIDFHVTDSYFVVAHFHYTLFGTIVFASFAGVYFWFPKMTGRLLDERLGKFHFWLTFIGFHATFLVQHWLGNEGMPRRYADYLPTDGFTGLNIVSTVGAFILGSSMLPFVWNVFKSYRYGEVVTVDDPWGYGNSLEWATSCPPPRHNFTELPRIRSERPAFELHYPHMVERMRTEAHVGH, encoded by the coding sequence GTGGCTATATCCCTCAAACTGGCGGCGAGCCGGCCCTTTCCCGCGCGGGTAGGGCCTAAAGGCTCTCTTATCTACCGCCTTATTACCACCACCGATCACAAACTGATCGGCATCATGTACCTGGTCACGTGTTTCGCCTTCTTCATGGTGGGCGGGTTGATGGCGCTGCTCATCCGCGCCGAACTGACCGCACCAGGGCTGGCCTTCCTCTCCAACGAGCAGTACAACCAGCTGTTCACCATGCACGGCACCGCGATGCTGCTGTTCTACGCCACACCCATCGTGTTCGGCTTCGCCAACGTGGTGCTGCCGCTGCAGATCGGCGCCCCCGACGTGGCCTTCCCACGTCTGAACGCACTCTCGTTCTGGCTCTTCCTGTTTGGTGCGCTCATCGCCCTGGCCGGATTCATCACCCCCGGTGGTGCCGCCGACTTCGGCTGGACCGCCTACACACCGCTCTCCGACGCCATCCACTCACCGGGCGCCGGTGGCGACCTGTGGATTCTGGGCGTCGCGGTCGGCGGCCTGGGCACCATCCTGGGCGCGGTCAACATGATCACCACCATCGTGTGCATGCGCGCGCCCGGCATGGTGATGTTCCGGATGCCGATCTTCACCTGGAACATCCTGGTGGTCAGCGTGCTGGTGCTGCTGGTGTTCCCGCTGCTGGCGGCGGCGGCCATCGGACTGGAGGCGGACCGGCGGCTGGGTGCGCATATTTATGATCCCGCCAACGGGGGAGTTCTGCTGTGGCAGCACCTGTTCTGGTTCTTCGGGCACCCCGAGGTGTACGTGCTGGCGCTCCCATTCTTCGGGGTGGTGTCTGAGATATTCCCGGTGTTCAGCCGTAAGCCGATCTTCGGTTACACCACTCTGGTCTTCGCGACCCTGGGAATCGGGGCACTCTCGATCGCGGTATGGGCACACCACATGTACGCCACCGGCGCCGTGCTGCTGCCGTTCTTCAGCTTCATGACGTTCCTCATCGCGGTTCCGACGGGTATCAAGTTCTTCAACTGGATCGGCACCATGTGGAAGGGGCAATTGACCTTCGAGACGCCGATGCTGTTCTCGATCGGCTTTCTGGTCACCTTCCTCTTCGGCGGTCTGACCGGCGTCCTTCTCGCCGCTCCCCCAATAGATTTCCACGTCACCGACTCATACTTCGTGGTGGCGCACTTCCACTACACCTTGTTCGGCACCATTGTGTTCGCAAGTTTCGCCGGCGTGTACTTCTGGTTCCCGAAGATGACAGGGCGCCTGCTCGACGAACGCCTGGGCAAGTTCCATTTCTGGTTGACGTTCATCGGCTTTCACGCCACGTTCCTGGTGCAGCACTGGCTGGGCAATGAGGGCATGCCGCGCCGGTACGCCGACTACCTGCCCACCGACGGCTTCACCGGATTGAACATCGTGTCCACCGTGGGCGCATTCATTCTCGGTTCGTCGATGCTGCCGTTCGTGTGGAATGTGTTCAAGAGTTACCGGTACGGCGAGGTCGTCACGGTCGACGATCCGTGGGGCTACGGCAACTCCCTGGAGTGGGCCACCAGCTGCCCGCCGCCACGGCACAATTTCACCGAGCTGCCCCGGATCCGTTCGGAGCGCCCGGCATTCGAGCTGCATTACCCACACATGGTCGAACGCATGCGCACCGAGGCGCACGTCGGGCATTAG